In one window of Methanothermobacter sp. DNA:
- a CDS encoding methanogenesis marker 16 metalloprotein: protein MNLRRTISEINERIMDGEATVLTAGELKELVLNDEAPSAEEIDVVTAATCGVMSGTAAVMHFRVSEPGSFRKAVSVELNGIPAYPGPCPNENLGSVDIFIYGTARSVRDPEYGGGFLLRDLLIGSEVDVTVKSEDGTFIESTVTLKDIETARIIGTRMAFRNYTAFVNPSDKPVRSIFNAFEMPPHCGGLSFSGCGDINPIENDPAMEAIRRGTRVLLNGARGLVLGEGTRSSPERPNLMLSGDLHDMKPDYIGGFRTAAGPEIFNTIAVPLPVTSERAFERLLVLNSDIGLPVADVRDRSRIIHELTYADTWAGDERPTYNPERCADCLPCLAAERCPTHAIDHGVDLHKCFGCGVCAFSCPYGAYEMDTGEVRIGDRSVPIVCRQSDRVRASRLALELKELVEKGNFLIGGC, encoded by the coding sequence ATGAATTTGAGGAGGACCATCTCAGAAATAAATGAGAGGATAATGGATGGTGAAGCAACCGTTTTAACAGCCGGGGAACTCAAGGAGCTGGTTCTCAACGATGAGGCCCCATCTGCAGAGGAGATCGACGTGGTAACAGCGGCCACCTGCGGGGTAATGTCCGGGACAGCAGCGGTCATGCATTTCAGGGTATCTGAACCGGGTTCATTCAGGAAGGCTGTTTCAGTTGAACTGAATGGTATACCAGCATATCCCGGCCCGTGTCCAAATGAAAACCTGGGTTCAGTGGACATCTTCATTTATGGGACAGCCAGAAGCGTCAGGGACCCGGAATATGGTGGTGGATTTCTTCTCAGGGACCTTCTCATTGGATCTGAGGTTGATGTGACTGTAAAGTCAGAGGATGGAACTTTCATTGAATCCACAGTTACCCTGAAGGATATTGAAACAGCGAGGATAATAGGGACAAGGATGGCATTCAGAAACTACACAGCCTTCGTAAATCCATCCGATAAACCTGTAAGATCCATATTCAATGCATTTGAAATGCCGCCCCACTGCGGGGGCCTCTCATTCTCAGGGTGCGGTGACATCAATCCCATTGAAAATGATCCTGCGATGGAGGCCATCAGGAGGGGAACCAGGGTACTCTTAAATGGTGCCAGGGGCCTTGTGCTGGGTGAGGGTACAAGGAGCAGTCCTGAAAGACCAAATCTCATGCTGAGCGGGGACCTGCATGATATGAAACCTGATTACATTGGGGGCTTCAGGACAGCCGCGGGACCCGAGATATTCAACACCATCGCAGTTCCGCTGCCTGTGACATCTGAGAGGGCCTTTGAGAGACTGCTGGTTCTTAATTCAGATATAGGGCTACCTGTTGCCGATGTTAGGGATCGTTCAAGGATAATCCATGAGCTGACATATGCGGATACATGGGCTGGTGACGAGAGACCCACCTATAACCCTGAAAGGTGTGCTGACTGCCTCCCATGCCTGGCAGCAGAGAGGTGCCCAACCCATGCAATAGACCATGGAGTGGACCTTCATAAATGTTTTGGCTGCGGTGTATGTGCCTTCTCATGTCCCTATGGGGCGTATGAGATGGATACAGGTGAGGTCAGGATTGGTGATAGGTCAGTACCCATCGTATGCAGACAGTCAGACAGGGTGAGGGCATCCAGACTTGCCCTTGAACTCAAGGAACTCGTAGAAAAGGGTAATTTCCTCATAGGGGGGTGTTAG